AGCAGAACAGGCTTTTCGGCGACAAATTCGTCGGCCCGAGCAGCCCAGATCCGCAAAACCGTTATCGACAGCCCCCGGGTGATGATGTGCCTGGCCGTTCCCCGACCTGGCGATACTCCGCGTCTTGCCCCGCGTCCCCTCTGGTCCCACTGGGCTCCCCTACCACAATGCCACAATCTTTGGCACAAAGACCCACAAGCCGATAACCAGGGCGGTCAGGGCGCTCATGAGCACCCCGGCAGCTGATAGGTCCTTGATCTTGCCGATGGCCTCGCTGCGCTCCGGGCTGACCACATCCGCCAGACGCTCCAGGGCCGAGTTCAGGAGCTCGAACGAGAAAACAAGGCCGATGGCAAAGGTCACCGCCACCCACTCCCAACGTGACAGGCGGAAAAGCACTCCGGCCGCGATCACGCCGACGGCCGCCACCAGGTGGATGCGGGCGTTGTGCTCTTCGCGGACCAAGATCGCCAGCCCTCGAAAGGCGTAGCGAAAGCTGCGCCCCCTCTGGCGCAAGGAAAAGCGGCTTTGATTCATGGGCGGTTACCTACGAGCCAACACGGCCAAACACTTCCGGGTACTGCCTGATCTGCTCCTGGAGATCTCGATCATGACGAATGACCACGACGCGATAGCCACGCGCCCGCAGTTCGGTGCGCACGCGTTCGTCCGTCTCCCTTTGCCCAGGGTCATCGTGCGCAGGGCCATCACAAAATATGCACACGTTGGGTGGAAAGTCCGCGATGCATCTCATGCACAGGCGCGGCGGCTCAAATTTACCTTCTTGGGGGGCGAATGTCAAGCACTTTTCTCCTTCCAA
The candidate division KSB1 bacterium genome window above contains:
- a CDS encoding diacylglycerol kinase family protein — translated: MNQSRFSLRQRGRSFRYAFRGLAILVREEHNARIHLVAAVGVIAAGVLFRLSRWEWVAVTFAIGLVFSFELLNSALERLADVVSPERSEAIGKIKDLSAAGVLMSALTALVIGLWVFVPKIVALW
- a CDS encoding endonuclease domain-containing protein; translation: MRCIADFPPNVCIFCDGPAHDDPGQRETDERVRTELRARGYRVVVIRHDRDLQEQIRQYPEVFGRVGS